A genomic segment from Sphingomonas astaxanthinifaciens DSM 22298 encodes:
- a CDS encoding ExbD/TolR family protein yields the protein MAMSVGKEDGDDVPMSDINTTPLVDVMLVLLIIFLIAVPVVVESVPIALPKTAYEVRETKPENVELTVRGGPGDSCEVYLGMRPIDSQALLDTAVKKLEDAVKKAGGAENLTEDTMPEVHIRGDVNTPYKCIGGTIFQMQRAGFARVGFVSEPPPGAAVTRL from the coding sequence ATGGCAATGAGTGTCGGCAAGGAAGACGGCGACGACGTCCCGATGTCGGACATCAACACCACGCCCCTCGTGGACGTGATGCTGGTGCTTCTGATCATCTTCCTCATCGCCGTCCCGGTGGTGGTGGAAAGCGTTCCGATCGCCCTCCCCAAGACTGCCTACGAAGTGCGTGAGACCAAGCCGGAGAACGTCGAACTGACGGTCCGCGGCGGTCCGGGCGACAGCTGCGAAGTCTATCTCGGCATGCGGCCGATCGACTCGCAGGCGCTGCTCGACACGGCGGTGAAGAAGCTCGAGGACGCGGTGAAGAAGGCCGGCGGTGCCGAGAACCTCACCGAGGACACGATGCCCGAAGTGCATATCCGCGGTGACGTGAACACGCCGTACAAGTGCATCGGCGGGACGATTTTCCAGATGCAGCGTGCCGGGTTCGCCCGCGTCGGCTTCGTTTCCGAGCCGCCGCCGGGTGCCGCCGTGACGCGCCTGTAA
- a CDS encoding superoxide dismutase family protein, giving the protein MRWALEEKNMPKLIGVAGLGLVGLAALAGGCATPMDAPSNAIAVPLVGTSGQAVGTVRMWETPGAVSFRVEANGLSVGRHGLHVHAVGRCDPPGFTTAGGHWNPTSRKHGTMNPDGPHGGDLPNVPVAANGTLRETVVLNGASLAALRDADGSALVIHAREDDNMTDPSGNSGDRIACAVLSPAG; this is encoded by the coding sequence ATGCGTTGGGCGCTCGAGGAGAAGAACATGCCGAAGCTGATTGGTGTCGCGGGCCTCGGGCTCGTTGGTCTGGCTGCCCTCGCCGGTGGCTGCGCAACCCCGATGGACGCGCCGTCCAATGCCATTGCCGTCCCGCTTGTGGGCACCAGCGGGCAGGCGGTCGGGACCGTCCGGATGTGGGAGACGCCCGGCGCGGTCAGCTTCCGGGTCGAGGCCAATGGCCTCAGCGTCGGTCGCCACGGGCTCCACGTCCACGCCGTCGGGCGCTGCGATCCGCCAGGCTTCACCACCGCGGGCGGCCACTGGAATCCGACATCACGCAAGCATGGCACGATGAACCCCGACGGTCCCCATGGCGGCGACCTTCCCAACGTGCCGGTGGCCGCCAACGGCACCTTGCGCGAGACCGTGGTGCTGAACGGCGCCAGCCTCGCCGCCCTTCGCGATGCGGACGGCTCGGCGCTGGTCATCCACGCCCGCGAAGACGACAACATGACCGACCCCAGCGGCAACAGCGGTGACCGCATTGCCTGCGCGGTGCTCAGCCCCGCCGGCTGA
- a CDS encoding CCA tRNA nucleotidyltransferase encodes MAARPGVAALLAALGPGEARLVGGAVRDGLLGEAVADLDLATTLSPYEVMRRCGAAEIRTVPTGIAHGTVTALAHGETLEVTTLRADLDTDGRHATVAFTDDWQEDAARRDFTVNALYFDPATGALFDYFGGVDDLAARRVRFIGEPLQRIAEDHLRILRFFRFTARFAQAPDPAGLAACVARANDLMALSRERIADEWLKLLGLPDPVPTVGLMLEQGVLLPVLPEIAAGAEARLAALVAAERAAGIAPAALRRLAALIPRDVAVAEKIAARLKLSNKARKRLAAAADPARVGAPRAMAYALGTEEAQDRLLLADRPREAKALIGWTPPRLPLGGGQLIARGLAAGPVVARTLKAIERRWVEEEFPEADRLEVITNEELARATAS; translated from the coding sequence ATGGCGGCCCGCCCGGGGGTCGCGGCATTGCTCGCGGCGCTGGGGCCTGGCGAGGCGCGGCTGGTCGGCGGCGCGGTTCGCGACGGGCTGCTCGGCGAGGCGGTCGCCGACCTCGACCTTGCGACCACCCTCTCTCCCTACGAGGTGATGCGGCGCTGCGGCGCAGCCGAGATCCGCACCGTGCCCACGGGGATCGCGCACGGCACGGTGACCGCGCTTGCCCATGGCGAGACGCTCGAGGTGACCACGCTCCGTGCCGACCTCGACACCGATGGCCGCCACGCCACCGTGGCCTTTACCGACGACTGGCAGGAGGATGCGGCGCGGCGCGATTTCACCGTCAACGCGCTCTACTTCGATCCCGCCACCGGCGCGCTGTTCGACTATTTCGGCGGGGTCGACGACCTCGCGGCGCGGCGCGTCCGGTTCATCGGCGAGCCGCTCCAGCGAATCGCCGAGGACCATCTGCGGATCCTGCGCTTCTTCCGCTTCACCGCGCGCTTCGCGCAGGCGCCCGATCCCGCCGGCCTCGCCGCCTGCGTCGCCCGCGCCAACGACCTCATGGCCCTGTCGCGGGAGCGGATCGCCGACGAGTGGCTCAAGCTGCTCGGCCTGCCCGATCCCGTGCCCACGGTCGGGCTGATGCTCGAGCAGGGCGTGCTGCTGCCCGTCCTTCCCGAGATCGCGGCCGGGGCCGAGGCGCGGCTCGCCGCACTGGTCGCGGCCGAGCGCGCGGCGGGAATCGCGCCTGCCGCACTTCGCCGGCTCGCGGCGCTGATCCCGCGCGACGTCGCGGTGGCCGAGAAGATCGCGGCGCGGCTAAAGCTCAGCAACAAGGCCCGCAAGCGCCTCGCTGCGGCGGCCGACCCCGCCCGCGTTGGCGCACCGCGCGCCATGGCCTATGCGCTGGGGACCGAGGAAGCACAGGACCGGCTGCTGCTTGCGGATCGGCCGCGGGAGGCGAAGGCACTGATCGGCTGGACCCCGCCGCGGCTTCCGCTCGGCGGCGGCCAGCTGATCGCGCGCGGACTCGCCGCCGGGCCGGTGGTCGCGCGAACGCTGAAGGCGATCGAGCGGCGCTGGGTGGAAGAGGAATTTCCCGAGGCCGACCGGCTCGAGGTCATCACGAACGAAGAGCTGGCGCGCGCCACGGCTTCCTGA
- a CDS encoding ExbD/TolR family protein: MQTTSNNSEGEPMMEINTTPLIDVMLVLIIMLIITIPPQTHAVKLDLPQGDNPQQEIIDPVKNKIVVTAAGNILWNGAPVNQVQLRQYLDVTQQLNPVPELHLQPEPNARYDLVDQVLVVTKQANVSKMGFVGNEAYAKAF; the protein is encoded by the coding sequence ATGCAGACGACGTCGAATAATTCCGAAGGCGAGCCGATGATGGAGATCAATACGACTCCATTGATCGACGTGATGCTGGTGCTGATCATCATGCTGATCATCACCATCCCGCCGCAGACCCACGCCGTGAAGCTTGACCTCCCGCAGGGCGACAACCCGCAGCAGGAGATCATCGACCCGGTCAAGAACAAGATCGTGGTGACCGCCGCTGGCAATATCCTGTGGAACGGCGCGCCCGTGAACCAGGTCCAGCTGCGCCAGTATCTGGACGTCACCCAGCAGTTGAACCCCGTCCCCGAGCTGCACCTGCAGCCCGAGCCGAACGCCCGCTATGACCTCGTCGACCAGGTGCTGGTCGTGACCAAGCAGGCCAACGTCTCGAAGATGGGCTTCGTCGGCAACGAGGCCTACGCCAAGGCCTTCTGA
- a CDS encoding energy transducer TonB, which yields MSYANRRQMSGNRTVSIVIVALLHVLLGYAIITGLAYNVVKKAAEDLKTFDVEEEPPPPPEEPPPPPPEQQVETPPPVVSPPPLVRTNTAPPPVTTTNVAPPPVITPTAPTAPPAPPAPPPPPPPPVKLQPAKARGSLPGLITTDDYPQDAIRNEQQGTTALRLDVGPDGRVTNCTVTSSSGSSSLDNTACRLLKSRARFTPATDSTGAKVSDSVSTRIRWQLPED from the coding sequence ATGTCATACGCCAATCGCAGGCAGATGAGCGGGAACAGGACGGTTTCGATCGTCATTGTCGCCTTGCTGCATGTGCTGCTCGGATATGCGATCATCACCGGCCTTGCGTACAATGTCGTCAAGAAGGCCGCTGAAGATCTGAAGACCTTCGACGTGGAGGAGGAGCCACCGCCCCCGCCCGAGGAACCGCCGCCCCCGCCGCCGGAGCAGCAGGTCGAGACCCCGCCGCCGGTGGTGTCCCCGCCGCCGCTGGTGCGGACCAACACGGCGCCGCCGCCGGTGACCACGACCAACGTGGCCCCGCCGCCGGTGATCACGCCGACCGCCCCGACCGCGCCGCCGGCTCCGCCTGCGCCGCCGCCCCCGCCGCCGCCGCCCGTGAAGCTGCAGCCGGCGAAGGCGAGGGGTTCGCTGCCCGGCCTTATCACCACGGACGACTATCCCCAGGATGCCATCCGTAACGAGCAGCAGGGCACCACGGCACTTCGTCTCGACGTGGGTCCGGATGGTCGCGTCACCAACTGCACGGTGACCAGCTCTTCGGGTTCCAGTTCGCTCGACAACACGGCCTGCCGACTGCTCAAGTCCCGCGCCCGGTTCACCCCGGCCACGGACAGCACGGGCGCCAAGGTTTCTGACTCGGTCAGCACCCGCATCCGCTGGCAGCTGCCGGAAGACTAA
- a CDS encoding dihydroneopterin aldolase, with protein MSDIIPFTPRLDGLVPPALAVRSAKIFLEQLEVMADIGFHDFEIGTPQRLLITVEIWLTDCSVPADDAAESAWNYDHVKLEIERIAGARRFNLQETLIREIYDWIAARDGVRALRVASAKPDVYPNARSVGVEFASFSGSAP; from the coding sequence ATGAGCGACATCATCCCTTTCACGCCGCGCCTCGACGGACTGGTTCCGCCCGCGCTGGCGGTGCGTTCCGCCAAGATCTTCCTCGAGCAGCTCGAGGTGATGGCCGACATCGGCTTTCACGATTTCGAGATCGGCACGCCCCAGCGCCTCCTGATCACGGTCGAGATCTGGTTGACCGACTGTTCGGTCCCGGCCGACGACGCCGCGGAGAGCGCCTGGAACTACGATCACGTCAAACTCGAGATCGAGCGAATCGCCGGGGCGCGTCGTTTCAATTTGCAAGAGACCCTGATCCGGGAAATCTACGACTGGATTGCTGCGCGCGACGGAGTGAGGGCGTTGCGGGTGGCGTCGGCCAAGCCCGACGTCTACCCGAATGCGCGGAGCGTCGGTGTTGAATTTGCCAGCTTTTCCGGTTCGGCACCGTGA
- a CDS encoding MotA/TolQ/ExbB proton channel family protein, with translation MAAAAAAPAGDNPYGLLQALEEGGLISWTVFAILVIMSVGTFYILFTKFFEQQKIIKQGNSVRASFWNSPNLRDASGKLDAKSAYRAIVDDALVAQDQHGKLTNPIDQHDWMANSLQRSQGSIGARLGEGLAFLATVGSTSPFIGLFGTVVGIYRALIKIGSSGQASISAVAGPVGEALIMTALGLVVAVPAVLAYNWLIRRNKSIMEDLAAFTNDLHGYIMSEGKVKPQMVTANAGSAKVSANAQTRSAAAPTPAGTQPLTTGQTSTGQQAGTTTTDRR, from the coding sequence ATGGCTGCAGCCGCTGCCGCTCCCGCCGGCGACAACCCCTACGGCCTGCTCCAGGCTCTCGAAGAGGGTGGTCTCATCTCGTGGACCGTGTTCGCCATCCTGGTGATCATGTCGGTCGGCACCTTCTACATCCTGTTCACCAAGTTCTTCGAGCAGCAGAAGATCATCAAGCAGGGCAACAGCGTCCGCGCGAGCTTCTGGAATTCGCCGAACCTGCGTGACGCCTCGGGCAAGCTCGACGCCAAGAGCGCCTATCGCGCGATTGTCGACGACGCGCTCGTCGCCCAGGACCAGCACGGCAAGCTGACCAACCCGATCGACCAGCACGACTGGATGGCCAACAGCCTGCAGCGTTCGCAGGGCAGCATCGGCGCCCGTCTCGGCGAAGGCCTCGCCTTCCTCGCGACCGTCGGTTCGACCTCGCCGTTCATCGGTCTGTTCGGTACCGTCGTCGGCATCTACCGCGCGCTGATCAAGATCGGCTCGTCGGGCCAGGCCTCGATCTCGGCGGTCGCCGGTCCGGTCGGTGAGGCGCTCATCATGACCGCGCTCGGCCTGGTCGTCGCGGTTCCGGCCGTGCTCGCCTACAACTGGCTGATCCGCCGCAACAAGTCGATCATGGAAGACCTCGCGGCCTTCACCAACGACCTGCACGGCTACATCATGTCGGAAGGCAAGGTTAAGCCGCAGATGGTGACCGCCAATGCCGGTTCGGCCAAGGTTTCGGCCAACGCCCAGACCCGCTCGGCCGCCGCTCCGACCCCGGCCGGTACCCAGCCGCTGACCACCGGTCAGACCTCGACCGGCCAGCAGGCTGGCACGACCACGACCGACCGTCGCTAA
- a CDS encoding SDR family oxidoreductase, translated as MTRTAIVTGAGKRVGRVLAEGLLADGWTVVAHVRRETDDVPQGALKVVADLADGDGAAEAIMAACAQAPSLLVNNAARFAPDTLSRFSADELAAHMAVNVAAPALLTAAFGRAAGEGRDRLVVNILDAKLAAPNPDFLSYTLSKAALAALTTLSAQDLAARGIRVNAIAPALMLISEGQTQANFDAMHRFNPLQRGVEPADVLHALRFLVDSPTLTGETLTLDGGQRFWRLPRDVQYLDPGQS; from the coding sequence ATGACCAGGACCGCCATCGTCACCGGCGCGGGCAAGCGTGTCGGCCGAGTCCTCGCCGAGGGACTGCTTGCCGACGGCTGGACCGTGGTCGCCCATGTCCGCCGCGAGACCGACGACGTCCCGCAAGGCGCGCTGAAGGTCGTCGCCGACCTTGCCGATGGGGACGGGGCGGCGGAGGCCATCATGGCCGCCTGCGCCCAGGCCCCGTCACTGCTCGTCAACAATGCCGCGCGCTTCGCGCCCGACACGCTCAGCCGGTTCTCGGCCGACGAGCTGGCCGCGCACATGGCGGTCAATGTCGCCGCCCCGGCCTTGCTCACGGCCGCCTTCGGGCGGGCGGCGGGGGAGGGACGTGACCGGCTGGTGGTCAACATCCTCGACGCCAAGCTCGCTGCGCCCAATCCCGATTTCCTGAGCTACACCCTGTCCAAGGCGGCGCTTGCCGCGCTGACCACCCTGAGCGCGCAGGACCTCGCCGCGAGGGGGATAAGGGTGAATGCCATCGCGCCGGCGCTGATGCTGATCTCCGAAGGACAGACCCAGGCCAATTTCGACGCGATGCACCGCTTCAATCCGCTCCAGCGGGGGGTCGAGCCCGCCGACGTGCTTCACGCCCTGCGCTTTCTGGTGGACTCGCCGACCCTCACCGGCGAGACGCTCACCCTCGATGGCGGGCAGCGCTTCTGGCGCCTGCCGCGCGATGTGCAATATCTCGATCCAGGACAGTCATGA
- a CDS encoding DUF1285 domain-containing protein has protein sequence MPETNPPIDISRLSLAEIEAAVAAQRRPPVERWNPRHCGHSGMRIDREGRWWHEGRPIERAALVRLFASVLRREEDGSHVLVTPAEKLDIDVDFAALRVVAMTIEGSGEAQRIALQLNTGEALVVGPDHPLTVREELPLVAVRGGLEASFERPVYFELAELALAADPPGVWSGGRFFPLGPS, from the coding sequence ATGCCCGAGACCAATCCCCCGATCGACATCAGCCGGCTGTCACTTGCCGAGATCGAGGCGGCGGTGGCGGCGCAGCGCCGCCCGCCGGTCGAGCGCTGGAACCCCCGGCATTGCGGCCACAGCGGCATGCGGATCGACCGCGAGGGCCGCTGGTGGCACGAGGGCAGGCCGATCGAGCGGGCGGCGCTGGTTCGCCTGTTCGCGAGCGTCCTCAGGCGCGAGGAAGACGGGTCCCATGTCCTCGTCACGCCGGCCGAAAAGCTCGACATCGACGTCGACTTCGCGGCCCTTCGCGTGGTGGCGATGACGATCGAGGGCAGCGGCGAGGCGCAGCGGATCGCGCTCCAGCTCAACACCGGCGAGGCGCTGGTGGTGGGCCCCGACCACCCCCTCACCGTCCGCGAGGAGCTGCCGCTGGTGGCGGTGCGCGGCGGGCTCGAGGCGAGCTTCGAGCGGCCGGTCTATTTCGAACTTGCCGAGCTTGCGCTCGCCGCCGACCCGCCGGGCGTCTGGAGCGGCGGCCGGTTCTTCCCGCTGGGTCCTTCGTGA
- a CDS encoding CoA pyrophosphatase: MSLTDRLRRALAAPPPPDLLPGDILEEPGHPLTPAAVLVAVTRRAEPGVILTVRREHLRTHAGQIAFPGGRIDPTDRDVAAAALREAHEEIGLPPASVSLWGAADPYRTVTGYSVVPVLGEIAPDLSLIPQEAEVADWFEAPLAFLLDPANQRAVEAEFKGRMRTYYEITWEGRRIWGATAAMLVNLSKRLGPWT, from the coding sequence GTGAGCCTGACCGACCGGCTCCGCCGCGCCCTTGCCGCTCCCCCGCCGCCCGACCTCCTGCCCGGCGACATCCTCGAGGAACCGGGCCATCCGCTGACCCCCGCCGCGGTGTTGGTCGCGGTCACCCGGCGGGCCGAGCCCGGGGTGATCCTGACCGTCCGGCGCGAACATCTGCGGACCCACGCCGGGCAGATCGCCTTTCCCGGCGGGCGGATCGACCCGACCGACCGCGACGTGGCAGCCGCGGCCCTGCGCGAGGCCCATGAGGAGATCGGCCTGCCGCCGGCCTCGGTCTCGCTGTGGGGGGCGGCCGACCCCTATCGCACCGTCACCGGCTATTCGGTGGTTCCGGTGCTTGGCGAGATCGCGCCCGACCTCTCGCTGATCCCGCAGGAGGCCGAAGTCGCCGACTGGTTCGAGGCGCCGCTTGCCTTCCTCCTCGATCCCGCCAATCAGCGCGCGGTCGAAGCCGAGTTCAAGGGACGAATGCGCACCTATTACGAAATAACGTGGGAAGGCCGCCGGATCTGGGGCGCCACCGCGGCCATGCTGGTCAATCTTTCGAAGCGGCTCGGCCCGTGGACCTGA
- a CDS encoding LuxR C-terminal-related transcriptional regulator: MLASIDEERLVETVGFSPIATVLSNPRKPDNPLEVANQAFCDLTGYPEREILGRNCRFLSGAATEPWLTERIREGVRNRKPVLVDILNYKYDGTAFRNAVLVTPLFDTHGELAWFLGSQVELGMESSAVFAGRRERAVLAVKTLPPRQRQVLELIAKGLLNKQIAWELKISEKTVKMHRALLMERLGVPTSADLIRLAVEAGL, from the coding sequence ATGCTGGCTTCGATCGATGAAGAACGGCTGGTCGAAACGGTGGGGTTCAGCCCCATTGCGACGGTGCTCAGCAATCCCCGCAAGCCCGACAATCCCCTCGAGGTCGCGAACCAGGCCTTCTGCGACCTGACCGGCTATCCCGAGCGCGAGATCCTCGGCCGCAACTGCCGCTTCCTGTCCGGCGCGGCGACCGAGCCGTGGCTGACCGAGCGGATCCGCGAGGGCGTCCGCAACCGCAAGCCGGTGCTGGTCGACATCCTCAACTACAAATATGACGGCACCGCCTTTCGCAACGCGGTGCTGGTGACGCCCCTGTTCGACACCCATGGCGAGCTCGCCTGGTTCCTCGGCAGCCAAGTCGAACTGGGGATGGAGAGCAGCGCCGTCTTCGCCGGCCGGCGCGAGCGGGCGGTGCTCGCGGTCAAGACTCTGCCGCCGCGCCAGCGCCAGGTGCTCGAACTGATCGCCAAGGGCCTGCTCAACAAGCAGATCGCCTGGGAACTCAAGATCAGCGAGAAGACGGTGAAGATGCACCGGGCGCTGCTGATGGAGCGGCTGGGAGTGCCGACCAGCGCCGATCTCATCCGCCTCGCGGTCGAGGCGGGCCTCTAG